A window of Oncorhynchus keta strain PuntledgeMale-10-30-2019 chromosome 27, Oket_V2, whole genome shotgun sequence contains these coding sequences:
- the LOC127912611 gene encoding uncharacterized protein LOC127912611: MRNILHPSLSHSPLHYPISHLSHSPLHYPISHLSHIHHYIIPSAISLTFTSTLSHQPSLSHSPLHYPISHLAHIHRYIIPSAIAHIHHYIIPSAISLTFTSTLSHQPSLSHSPLHYPISHLSHIHLYIIPSAISLTFTSTLSHQPSLSHSPLHYPISHLSHIHLYIIPSAISHIHLYIIPSAISHIHLYIIPSAISLTFTSTLSHQPSLSHIHLYIIPSAISLTFTSTLSHRPSLSHIHLYIIPSAISLTFTSTLSHRPSLSHIHLYIIPSAISLTFTSTLSHQPSLSHIHLYIIPSAISLSHSPLHYPIGHLSLTFTSTLSHQPFPPLCQCQKVFLIHRLTSSPGPNKQNFRREFLQMFF; the protein is encoded by the exons ATGCGGAACATTCTGCAT CCATCTCTCTCACATTCACCTCTACATTATCCCATCAGCCATCTCTCACATTCACCACTACATTATCCCATCAGCCATCTCTCTCACATTCACCACTACATTATCCCATCAGCCATATCTCTCACATTCACCTCTACATTATCCCATCAGCCATCTCTCTCACATTCACCGCTACATTATCCCATCAGCCATCTCGCTCACATTCACCGCTACATTATCCCATCAGCCATCGCTCACATTCACCACTACATTATCCCATCAGCCATCTCTCTCACATTCACCTCTACATTATCCCATCAGCCATCTCTCTCACATTCACCTCTACATTATCCCATCAGCCATCTCTCTCACATTCACCTCTACATTATCCCATCAGCCATCTCTCTCACATTCAC CTCTACATTATCCCATCAGCCATCTCTCTCACATTCACCTCTACATTATCCCATCAGCCATCTCTCTCACATTCACCTCTACATTATCCCATCAGCCATCTCTCACATTCACCTCTACATTATCCCATCGGCCATCTCTCACATTCACCTCTACATTATCCCATCAGCCATCTCTCTCACATTCACATCTACATTATCCcatcagccatctctctctcacattcacctctacattattccatcagccatctctctcacattcacctctacattatcccatcggccatctctctctcacattcacctctacattatcccatcagccatctctctcacattcacctctacattatcccatcggccatctctctctcacattcaccTCTACATTATCCCATCAGCCATATCTCTCACATTCACATCTACATTATCCcatcagccatctctctctcacattcacctctacattatcccatcggccatctctctctcacattcacctctacattatcccatcggccatctctctctcacattcaccTCTACATTATCCCATCAGCCTTTTCCTCCCCTCTGCCAGTGTCAGAAAGTGTTCCTGATCCACAGACTGACTTCCTCACCTGGGCCCAACAAACAAAATTTCAGGAGAGAATTTCTACAGATGTTCTTTTGA